A single region of the Montipora capricornis isolate CH-2021 chromosome 13, ASM3666992v2, whole genome shotgun sequence genome encodes:
- the LOC138028885 gene encoding uncharacterized protein, which translates to MVSKLMNVRVSYQVFIARWKRMATCFVDRTENRPDDSTALDALKKIHEPFSPMGPLLLTLSEGQKLESFLKNVPSKSPYLVYTGADKSAGSEEQIFLIIDEDVLLECTQVSKDHCLFTSSLLTLMAIYYSCNLQYEDDRKHLFKFFEEHILGIIPKRKPYILKQLENKLLSKMNKALPGSMNAVN; encoded by the exons ATGGTATCAAAGTTGATGAATGTCAGGGTTTCGTATCAAGTATTCATAGCTCGGTGGAAAAGAATGGCCACCTGTTTTGTTGATAGGACAGAAAACAGACCAG ATGACTCCACTGCATTGGATGCATTAAAGAAAATCCATGAACCATTTTCACCTATGGGACCATTACTTCTGACATTGAGT GAAGGTCAGAAATTGGAATCATTTCTGAAAAATGTTCCTTCAAAGTCACCATACCTAGTTTATACTGGTGCTGACAAGAGCGCAGGATCTGAGGAACAAATTTTTCTCATCATTGATGAAGATGTCCTATTGGAATGCACTCAAGTTTCAAAGGATCACTGTCTTTTTACTTCATCTCTTTTAACATTGATGGCAATTTATTATTCTTGTAATCTACAGTACGAAGATGACCGTAAACATCTGTTTAAATTCTTCGAAGAGCATATTTTGGGCATTATTCCTAAACGTAAGCCATACATACTAAAGCAGCTTGAGAACAAGCTGCTAAGCAAAATGAACAAGGCTCTTCCAGGTTCCAtgaatgctgtaaactag
- the LOC138029857 gene encoding peroxynitrite isomerase THAP4-like — protein MMSRSSLAARLHGVRSLSLVSHAKRFYCRTMSLSTSKKPSLHEALNKVSWLLGKWVGEGCGVYPTISPFMYGEEVIFDHVGQPMLSYNSRTWNLKEGNPMHQELGWLKIKPGTSSVAFLLAQNTGLTEIEEGEVDGHKIRLVSHTIGRTSFNKDPKVVKIERLYTLKDPDTLEMECFMETNNTDHQKHLHITYKKVKE, from the exons ATGATGTCTCGGTCGTCTCTTGCTGCACGGCTGCACGGTGTTCGAAGTTTAAGCCTTGTTTCTCACGCAAAACGGTTTTATTGCCGGACGATGAGCTTAAGTACTTCAAAAAAG CCATCCCTTCATGAAGCTCTGAACAAAGTGTCCTGGTTGCTTGGGAAATGGGTGGGGGAAGGCTGTGGAGTGTATCCCACTATTTCACCATTTATGTATGGCGAGGAGGTCATATTTGATCATGTGGGACAGCCAATGCTTTCCTACAA CTCTAGAACTTGGAATCTGAAGGAAGGCAATCCAATGCATCAAGAGCTCGGTTGGCTCAAAATAAAGCCAGGGACTTCAAGTGTGGCATTTCTACTAGCACAGAATACAG GTCTTACAGAAATTGAGGAAGGCGAGGTTGATGGGCACAAGATTCGACTTGTTTCACATACAATTGGAAGGACAAGTTTCAATAAAGACCCAAAAGTTGTTAAG ATTGAGAGACTCTACACACTCAAGGATCCTGACACACTAGAGATGGAGTGCTTCATGGAAACGAACAATACAGATCACCAAAAACATCTCCACATAACTTACAAGAAGGTCAAAGAATAA
- the LOC138029856 gene encoding muscleblind-like protein 3 isoform X5, which translates to MNGPFTKDASFIPFATQRCLLTDKETRDIFAPKMIVPVMGKDPRWLLVEVCREFQRGTCSRTEDECRFAHPPPHVLIQNGKVTACFDSLKSRCHRDKCKYLHPPKHIKAQMENNGRFLQQQQQQQLAFQQQAFAPLAQQMLANPSFIPTWPLSVPASNGTYLQHPVAFLPDAAALATPTHSRRLDKSDKLEVCREFQRGLCSREECRYAHPPGHVAVDSSDGMITVCMDFMKGRCQRDTCRYFHPPGHLQGRVRAAQQQTLPLEGSRKRPHDTFPELNFGEPFKKQTALEVPLVMPAASAATALQSFNQPLGLQFASLIPTMPLLAPGLPLVQTQVPQNSSNGLPVCRDFVSGQCHREACRYAHVKDNAVKVNEQ; encoded by the exons GTGCCTGCTCACTGACAAGGAGACTAGAGACATATTCGCTCCAAAGATGATAGTCCCCGTAATGGGCAAAGATCCAAGATGGTTACTTGTTGAGGTTTGCAGGGAATTTCAGCGTGGAACATGTTCGCGGACGGAGGATGAATGTCGTTTCGCACATCCACCGCCTCATGTGCTTATCCAAAATGGCAAAGTCACAGCTTGTTTCGACTCGTTGAAG AGCCGGTGTCATCGTGACAAATGCAAGTATCTGCATCCTCCAAAACATATCAAGGCTCAAATGGAGAATAATGGTCGCTTTCttcaacaacagcagcaacagcaaCTCGCTTTCCAGCAACAAGCTTTTGCACCCCTAGCACAGCAGATGTTAGCAAATCCATCTTTT ATCCCCACATGGCCACTGAGTGTCCCCGCATCAAATGGAACATACCTTCAACATCCTGTGGCATTTCTTCCAGATGCAGCAGCTCTTGCAACTCCAACTCACTCTAGAAGACTAGACAAGTCTGATAAGCTTGAG GTCTGCCGAGAGTTTCAGAGAGGTTTGTGCTCAAGAGAAGAGTGCAGGTATGCACATCCTCCAGGGCATGTTGCTGTCGACAGTTCTGATGGGATGATCACTGTCTGTATGGATTTTATGAAGGGGAGATGTCAGAGGGACACATGTCGGTATTTTCACCCACCAGGGCATCTTCAAGGGAGAGTAAGAGCTGCCCAGCAACAGACCTTACCG CTGGAGGGGAGCCGCAAGAGGCCCCATGACACTTTTCCAGAACTG AACTTTGGTGAACCTTTCAAGAAGCAAACTGCATTGGAAGTACCTCTAGTTATGCCAGCAGCCAGTGCAGCAACAGCTCTTCAGTCCTTTAATCAACCTCTAGGACTGCAGTTTGCATCTCTCATACCTACTA TGCCCTTACTCGCTCCAGGCTTACCACTAGTTCAAACGCAAGTTCCTCAG AACTCCTCCAATGGGTTGCCAGTTTGTCGTGACTTTGTCTCAGGCCAGTGTCACAGAGAAGCCTGCCGCTATGCCCACGTTAAAGACA ATGCTGTCAAAGTAAATGAACAATGA
- the LOC138029856 gene encoding muscleblind-like protein 3 isoform X2 encodes MNGPFTKDASFIPFATQRCLLTDKETRDIFAPKMIVPVMGKDPRWLLVEVCREFQRGTCSRTEDECRFAHPPPHVLIQNGKVTACFDSLKSRCHRDKCKYLHPPKHIKAQMENNGRFLQQQQQQQLAFQQQAFAPLAQQMLANPSFIPTWPLSVPASNGTYLQHPVAFLPDAAALATPTHSRRLDKSDKLEVCREFQRGLCSREECRYAHPPGHVAVDSSDGMITVCMDFMKGRCQRDTCRYFHPPGHLQGRVRAAQQQTLPLEGSRKRPHDTFPELNFGEPFKKQTALEVPLVMPAASAATALQSFNQPLGLQFASLIPTMPLLAPGLPLVQTQVPQNSSNGLPVCRDFVSGQCHREACRYAHVKDKNVEIVDGKVTVCRDAVKGKCSRPNCKYYHSSPSSSSSGSASAR; translated from the exons GTGCCTGCTCACTGACAAGGAGACTAGAGACATATTCGCTCCAAAGATGATAGTCCCCGTAATGGGCAAAGATCCAAGATGGTTACTTGTTGAGGTTTGCAGGGAATTTCAGCGTGGAACATGTTCGCGGACGGAGGATGAATGTCGTTTCGCACATCCACCGCCTCATGTGCTTATCCAAAATGGCAAAGTCACAGCTTGTTTCGACTCGTTGAAG AGCCGGTGTCATCGTGACAAATGCAAGTATCTGCATCCTCCAAAACATATCAAGGCTCAAATGGAGAATAATGGTCGCTTTCttcaacaacagcagcaacagcaaCTCGCTTTCCAGCAACAAGCTTTTGCACCCCTAGCACAGCAGATGTTAGCAAATCCATCTTTT ATCCCCACATGGCCACTGAGTGTCCCCGCATCAAATGGAACATACCTTCAACATCCTGTGGCATTTCTTCCAGATGCAGCAGCTCTTGCAACTCCAACTCACTCTAGAAGACTAGACAAGTCTGATAAGCTTGAG GTCTGCCGAGAGTTTCAGAGAGGTTTGTGCTCAAGAGAAGAGTGCAGGTATGCACATCCTCCAGGGCATGTTGCTGTCGACAGTTCTGATGGGATGATCACTGTCTGTATGGATTTTATGAAGGGGAGATGTCAGAGGGACACATGTCGGTATTTTCACCCACCAGGGCATCTTCAAGGGAGAGTAAGAGCTGCCCAGCAACAGACCTTACCG CTGGAGGGGAGCCGCAAGAGGCCCCATGACACTTTTCCAGAACTG AACTTTGGTGAACCTTTCAAGAAGCAAACTGCATTGGAAGTACCTCTAGTTATGCCAGCAGCCAGTGCAGCAACAGCTCTTCAGTCCTTTAATCAACCTCTAGGACTGCAGTTTGCATCTCTCATACCTACTA TGCCCTTACTCGCTCCAGGCTTACCACTAGTTCAAACGCAAGTTCCTCAG AACTCCTCCAATGGGTTGCCAGTTTGTCGTGACTTTGTCTCAGGCCAGTGTCACAGAGAAGCCTGCCGCTATGCCCACGTTAAAGACA aaaatgttgaaattgtgGATGGTAAGGTAACAGTTTGCCGTGATGCAGTAAAAGGGAAATGCTCAAGGCCAAATTGTAAATATTACCACTCATCTCCCAGCTCCTCTTCATCTGGTTCTGCATCAGCAAGATAG
- the LOC138029856 gene encoding muscleblind-like protein 3 isoform X1 yields the protein MNGPFTKDASFIPFATQRCLLTDKETRDIFAPKMIVPVMGKDPRWLLVEVCREFQRGTCSRTEDECRFAHPPPHVLIQNGKVTACFDSLKSRCHRDKCKYLHPPKHIKAQMENNGRFLQQQQQQQLAFQQQAFAPLAQQMLANPSFIPTWPLSVPASNGTYLQHPVAFLPDAAALATPTHSRRLDKSDKLEVCREFQRGLCSREECRYAHPPGHVAVDSSDGMITVCMDFMKGRCQRDTCRYFHPPGHLQGRVRAAQQQTLPLEGSRKRPHDTFPELNFGEPFKKQTALEVPLVMPAASAATALQSFNQPLGLQFASLIPTMPLLAPGLPLVQTQVPQWQPQVQPQVLSYMPVESAATPPPPLAPPPPLPPQTSYQIIDPQTQQSMDVQYWNNFTLGSGPTTPTFVMANHNM from the exons GTGCCTGCTCACTGACAAGGAGACTAGAGACATATTCGCTCCAAAGATGATAGTCCCCGTAATGGGCAAAGATCCAAGATGGTTACTTGTTGAGGTTTGCAGGGAATTTCAGCGTGGAACATGTTCGCGGACGGAGGATGAATGTCGTTTCGCACATCCACCGCCTCATGTGCTTATCCAAAATGGCAAAGTCACAGCTTGTTTCGACTCGTTGAAG AGCCGGTGTCATCGTGACAAATGCAAGTATCTGCATCCTCCAAAACATATCAAGGCTCAAATGGAGAATAATGGTCGCTTTCttcaacaacagcagcaacagcaaCTCGCTTTCCAGCAACAAGCTTTTGCACCCCTAGCACAGCAGATGTTAGCAAATCCATCTTTT ATCCCCACATGGCCACTGAGTGTCCCCGCATCAAATGGAACATACCTTCAACATCCTGTGGCATTTCTTCCAGATGCAGCAGCTCTTGCAACTCCAACTCACTCTAGAAGACTAGACAAGTCTGATAAGCTTGAG GTCTGCCGAGAGTTTCAGAGAGGTTTGTGCTCAAGAGAAGAGTGCAGGTATGCACATCCTCCAGGGCATGTTGCTGTCGACAGTTCTGATGGGATGATCACTGTCTGTATGGATTTTATGAAGGGGAGATGTCAGAGGGACACATGTCGGTATTTTCACCCACCAGGGCATCTTCAAGGGAGAGTAAGAGCTGCCCAGCAACAGACCTTACCG CTGGAGGGGAGCCGCAAGAGGCCCCATGACACTTTTCCAGAACTG AACTTTGGTGAACCTTTCAAGAAGCAAACTGCATTGGAAGTACCTCTAGTTATGCCAGCAGCCAGTGCAGCAACAGCTCTTCAGTCCTTTAATCAACCTCTAGGACTGCAGTTTGCATCTCTCATACCTACTA TGCCCTTACTCGCTCCAGGCTTACCACTAGTTCAAACGCAAGTTCCTCAG TGGCAACCCCAGGTTCAACCGCAGGTATTAAGCTATATGCCAGTGGAGTCGGCCGCGACACCACCGCCACCTCTCGCTCCTCCACCTCCTCTTCCACCTCAAACATCTTACCAAATTATTGACCCCCAGACTCAACAATCCATGGATGTCCAGTACTGGAACAACTTCACTTTAGGCTCGGGTCCCACCACGCCCACATTTGTTATGGCAAACCACAACATGTAA
- the LOC138029856 gene encoding muscleblind-like protein 3 isoform X7 — MIVPVMGKDPRWLLVEVCREFQRGTCSRTEDECRFAHPPPHVLIQNGKVTACFDSLKSRCHRDKCKYLHPPKHIKAQMENNGRFLQQQQQQQLAFQQQAFAPLAQQMLANPSFIPTWPLSVPASNGTYLQHPVAFLPDAAALATPTHSRRLDKSDKLEVCREFQRGLCSREECRYAHPPGHVAVDSSDGMITVCMDFMKGRCQRDTCRYFHPPGHLQGRVRAAQQQTLPLEGSRKRPHDTFPELNFGEPFKKQTALEVPLVMPAASAATALQSFNQPLGLQFASLIPTMPLLAPGLPLVQTQVPQWQPQVQPQVLSYMPVESAATPPPPLAPPPPLPPQTSYQIIDPQTQQSMDVQYWNNFTLGSGPTTPTFVMANHNM, encoded by the exons ATGATAGTCCCCGTAATGGGCAAAGATCCAAGATGGTTACTTGTTGAGGTTTGCAGGGAATTTCAGCGTGGAACATGTTCGCGGACGGAGGATGAATGTCGTTTCGCACATCCACCGCCTCATGTGCTTATCCAAAATGGCAAAGTCACAGCTTGTTTCGACTCGTTGAAG AGCCGGTGTCATCGTGACAAATGCAAGTATCTGCATCCTCCAAAACATATCAAGGCTCAAATGGAGAATAATGGTCGCTTTCttcaacaacagcagcaacagcaaCTCGCTTTCCAGCAACAAGCTTTTGCACCCCTAGCACAGCAGATGTTAGCAAATCCATCTTTT ATCCCCACATGGCCACTGAGTGTCCCCGCATCAAATGGAACATACCTTCAACATCCTGTGGCATTTCTTCCAGATGCAGCAGCTCTTGCAACTCCAACTCACTCTAGAAGACTAGACAAGTCTGATAAGCTTGAG GTCTGCCGAGAGTTTCAGAGAGGTTTGTGCTCAAGAGAAGAGTGCAGGTATGCACATCCTCCAGGGCATGTTGCTGTCGACAGTTCTGATGGGATGATCACTGTCTGTATGGATTTTATGAAGGGGAGATGTCAGAGGGACACATGTCGGTATTTTCACCCACCAGGGCATCTTCAAGGGAGAGTAAGAGCTGCCCAGCAACAGACCTTACCG CTGGAGGGGAGCCGCAAGAGGCCCCATGACACTTTTCCAGAACTG AACTTTGGTGAACCTTTCAAGAAGCAAACTGCATTGGAAGTACCTCTAGTTATGCCAGCAGCCAGTGCAGCAACAGCTCTTCAGTCCTTTAATCAACCTCTAGGACTGCAGTTTGCATCTCTCATACCTACTA TGCCCTTACTCGCTCCAGGCTTACCACTAGTTCAAACGCAAGTTCCTCAG TGGCAACCCCAGGTTCAACCGCAGGTATTAAGCTATATGCCAGTGGAGTCGGCCGCGACACCACCGCCACCTCTCGCTCCTCCACCTCCTCTTCCACCTCAAACATCTTACCAAATTATTGACCCCCAGACTCAACAATCCATGGATGTCCAGTACTGGAACAACTTCACTTTAGGCTCGGGTCCCACCACGCCCACATTTGTTATGGCAAACCACAACATGTAA
- the LOC138029856 gene encoding muscleblind-like protein 3 isoform X3, translating into MNGPFTKDASFIPFATQRCLLTDKETRDIFAPKMIVPVMGKDPRWLLVEVCREFQRGTCSRTEDECRFAHPPPHVLIQNGKVTACFDSLKSRCHRDKCKYLHPPKHIKAQMENNGRFLQQQQQQQLAFQQQAFAPLAQQMLANPSFIPTWPLSVPASNGTYLQHPVAFLPDAAALATPTHSRRLDKSDKLEVCREFQRGLCSREECRYAHPPGHVAVDSSDGMITVCMDFMKGRCQRDTCRYFHPPGHLQGRVRAAQQQTLPNFGEPFKKQTALEVPLVMPAASAATALQSFNQPLGLQFASLIPTMPLLAPGLPLVQTQVPQWQPQVQPQVLSYMPVESAATPPPPLAPPPPLPPQTSYQIIDPQTQQSMDVQYWNNFTLGSGPTTPTFVMANHNM; encoded by the exons GTGCCTGCTCACTGACAAGGAGACTAGAGACATATTCGCTCCAAAGATGATAGTCCCCGTAATGGGCAAAGATCCAAGATGGTTACTTGTTGAGGTTTGCAGGGAATTTCAGCGTGGAACATGTTCGCGGACGGAGGATGAATGTCGTTTCGCACATCCACCGCCTCATGTGCTTATCCAAAATGGCAAAGTCACAGCTTGTTTCGACTCGTTGAAG AGCCGGTGTCATCGTGACAAATGCAAGTATCTGCATCCTCCAAAACATATCAAGGCTCAAATGGAGAATAATGGTCGCTTTCttcaacaacagcagcaacagcaaCTCGCTTTCCAGCAACAAGCTTTTGCACCCCTAGCACAGCAGATGTTAGCAAATCCATCTTTT ATCCCCACATGGCCACTGAGTGTCCCCGCATCAAATGGAACATACCTTCAACATCCTGTGGCATTTCTTCCAGATGCAGCAGCTCTTGCAACTCCAACTCACTCTAGAAGACTAGACAAGTCTGATAAGCTTGAG GTCTGCCGAGAGTTTCAGAGAGGTTTGTGCTCAAGAGAAGAGTGCAGGTATGCACATCCTCCAGGGCATGTTGCTGTCGACAGTTCTGATGGGATGATCACTGTCTGTATGGATTTTATGAAGGGGAGATGTCAGAGGGACACATGTCGGTATTTTCACCCACCAGGGCATCTTCAAGGGAGAGTAAGAGCTGCCCAGCAACAGACCTTACCG AACTTTGGTGAACCTTTCAAGAAGCAAACTGCATTGGAAGTACCTCTAGTTATGCCAGCAGCCAGTGCAGCAACAGCTCTTCAGTCCTTTAATCAACCTCTAGGACTGCAGTTTGCATCTCTCATACCTACTA TGCCCTTACTCGCTCCAGGCTTACCACTAGTTCAAACGCAAGTTCCTCAG TGGCAACCCCAGGTTCAACCGCAGGTATTAAGCTATATGCCAGTGGAGTCGGCCGCGACACCACCGCCACCTCTCGCTCCTCCACCTCCTCTTCCACCTCAAACATCTTACCAAATTATTGACCCCCAGACTCAACAATCCATGGATGTCCAGTACTGGAACAACTTCACTTTAGGCTCGGGTCCCACCACGCCCACATTTGTTATGGCAAACCACAACATGTAA
- the LOC138029856 gene encoding muscleblind-like protein 3 isoform X4, with protein MANMVTTAPGRKCCPSLVFVEQPAMIFRRRCLLTDKETRDIFAPKMIVPVMGKDPRWLLVEVCREFQRGTCSRTEDECRFAHPPPHVLIQNGKVTACFDSLKSRCHRDKCKYLHPPKHIKAQMENNGRFLQQQQQQQLAFQQQAFAPLAQQMLANPSFIPTWPLSVPASNGTYLQHPVAFLPDAAALATPTHSRRLDKSDKLEVCREFQRGLCSREECRYAHPPGHVAVDSSDGMITVCMDFMKGRCQRDTCRYFHPPGHLQGRVRAAQQQTLPLEGSRKRPHDTFPELNFGEPFKKQTALEVPLVMPAASAATALQSFNQPLGLQFASLIPTMPLLAPGLPLVQTQVPQWQPQVQPQVLSYMPVESAATPPPPLAPPPPLPPQTSYQIIDPQTQQSMDVQYWNNFTLGSGPTTPTFVMANHNM; from the exons ATGGCAAACATGGTCACCACTGCACCCGGACGGAAATGCTGCCCTTCTTTGGTATTCGTTGAACAGCCAGCAATGATTTTCAGACGCAG GTGCCTGCTCACTGACAAGGAGACTAGAGACATATTCGCTCCAAAGATGATAGTCCCCGTAATGGGCAAAGATCCAAGATGGTTACTTGTTGAGGTTTGCAGGGAATTTCAGCGTGGAACATGTTCGCGGACGGAGGATGAATGTCGTTTCGCACATCCACCGCCTCATGTGCTTATCCAAAATGGCAAAGTCACAGCTTGTTTCGACTCGTTGAAG AGCCGGTGTCATCGTGACAAATGCAAGTATCTGCATCCTCCAAAACATATCAAGGCTCAAATGGAGAATAATGGTCGCTTTCttcaacaacagcagcaacagcaaCTCGCTTTCCAGCAACAAGCTTTTGCACCCCTAGCACAGCAGATGTTAGCAAATCCATCTTTT ATCCCCACATGGCCACTGAGTGTCCCCGCATCAAATGGAACATACCTTCAACATCCTGTGGCATTTCTTCCAGATGCAGCAGCTCTTGCAACTCCAACTCACTCTAGAAGACTAGACAAGTCTGATAAGCTTGAG GTCTGCCGAGAGTTTCAGAGAGGTTTGTGCTCAAGAGAAGAGTGCAGGTATGCACATCCTCCAGGGCATGTTGCTGTCGACAGTTCTGATGGGATGATCACTGTCTGTATGGATTTTATGAAGGGGAGATGTCAGAGGGACACATGTCGGTATTTTCACCCACCAGGGCATCTTCAAGGGAGAGTAAGAGCTGCCCAGCAACAGACCTTACCG CTGGAGGGGAGCCGCAAGAGGCCCCATGACACTTTTCCAGAACTG AACTTTGGTGAACCTTTCAAGAAGCAAACTGCATTGGAAGTACCTCTAGTTATGCCAGCAGCCAGTGCAGCAACAGCTCTTCAGTCCTTTAATCAACCTCTAGGACTGCAGTTTGCATCTCTCATACCTACTA TGCCCTTACTCGCTCCAGGCTTACCACTAGTTCAAACGCAAGTTCCTCAG TGGCAACCCCAGGTTCAACCGCAGGTATTAAGCTATATGCCAGTGGAGTCGGCCGCGACACCACCGCCACCTCTCGCTCCTCCACCTCCTCTTCCACCTCAAACATCTTACCAAATTATTGACCCCCAGACTCAACAATCCATGGATGTCCAGTACTGGAACAACTTCACTTTAGGCTCGGGTCCCACCACGCCCACATTTGTTATGGCAAACCACAACATGTAA
- the LOC138029856 gene encoding muscleblind-like protein 3 isoform X6 produces MNGPFTKDASFIPFATQRCLLTDKETRDIFAPKMIVPVMGKDPRWLLVEVCREFQRGTCSRTEDECRFAHPPPHVLIQNGKVTACFDSLKSRCHRDKCKYLHPPKHIKAQMENNGRFLQQQQQQQLAFQQQAFAPLAQQMLANPSFIPTWPLSVPASNGTYLQHPVAFLPDAAALATPTHSRRLDKSDKLEVCREFQRGLCSREECRYAHPPGHVAVDSSDGMITVCMDFMKGRCQRDTCRYFHPPGHLQGRVRAAQQQTLPLEGSRKRPHDTFPELNFGEPFKKQTALEVPLVMPAASAATALQSFNQPLGLQFASLIPTMPLLAPGLPLVQTQVPQFQKISIP; encoded by the exons GTGCCTGCTCACTGACAAGGAGACTAGAGACATATTCGCTCCAAAGATGATAGTCCCCGTAATGGGCAAAGATCCAAGATGGTTACTTGTTGAGGTTTGCAGGGAATTTCAGCGTGGAACATGTTCGCGGACGGAGGATGAATGTCGTTTCGCACATCCACCGCCTCATGTGCTTATCCAAAATGGCAAAGTCACAGCTTGTTTCGACTCGTTGAAG AGCCGGTGTCATCGTGACAAATGCAAGTATCTGCATCCTCCAAAACATATCAAGGCTCAAATGGAGAATAATGGTCGCTTTCttcaacaacagcagcaacagcaaCTCGCTTTCCAGCAACAAGCTTTTGCACCCCTAGCACAGCAGATGTTAGCAAATCCATCTTTT ATCCCCACATGGCCACTGAGTGTCCCCGCATCAAATGGAACATACCTTCAACATCCTGTGGCATTTCTTCCAGATGCAGCAGCTCTTGCAACTCCAACTCACTCTAGAAGACTAGACAAGTCTGATAAGCTTGAG GTCTGCCGAGAGTTTCAGAGAGGTTTGTGCTCAAGAGAAGAGTGCAGGTATGCACATCCTCCAGGGCATGTTGCTGTCGACAGTTCTGATGGGATGATCACTGTCTGTATGGATTTTATGAAGGGGAGATGTCAGAGGGACACATGTCGGTATTTTCACCCACCAGGGCATCTTCAAGGGAGAGTAAGAGCTGCCCAGCAACAGACCTTACCG CTGGAGGGGAGCCGCAAGAGGCCCCATGACACTTTTCCAGAACTG AACTTTGGTGAACCTTTCAAGAAGCAAACTGCATTGGAAGTACCTCTAGTTATGCCAGCAGCCAGTGCAGCAACAGCTCTTCAGTCCTTTAATCAACCTCTAGGACTGCAGTTTGCATCTCTCATACCTACTA TGCCCTTACTCGCTCCAGGCTTACCACTAGTTCAAACGCAAGTTCCTCAG tttcagaaaatatccataccctaA